The Candidatus Rokuibacteriota bacterium genome includes a window with the following:
- a CDS encoding DUF3854 domain-containing protein has protein sequence MTLPLHEEAVEDLRKSGLSDATIAAAGLYTPPPGDLPRLLSPRLVDKVRHVLVFPYDSASHGIPMRRADEFVRCKLFPPVSDGQGHTVRYYQRAGTPPRLYAPGPARAALSDPAVPLLITEGEKKALKANQEGLASLAVGGLWNWQTGGRPIADLDRIDWVEREMLIVPDSDVWTRPDLVQPVFALGKELEGRGAKVAVLKLPSVRNGTKTGLDDYLCAHPREAFDTLPRLSLKHAALGRASAWWREWVKRKDAQPPAAEPTVLELLERGETTRFLHPGLDVVDGVLSYGIPVGDRLTIVTSRREGFTPQTLPSGMALRHADPGPSSVRHETAAAWLAGSTEGSVARALDGLADFLGRHVALRDAGTAGWLAAWTLGTWCYRAFRVYPYLSVRSAERRCGKSRLMRLLCRAAFNASPPTTHPTEAQLYREAARRSGLQAFDEMESLRGGGGDKDRLATLIAVLNVGFEQGGAVSRQEKRGERFVEVLHEVYAPRILAGIAGLKETLEDRSLTLVMFRRRKDEPVARLGRETDAEAEKLRDACALACLTRIGDIVAAYELAPKVLDSRDVDDRAVDLWAPLLALAMVADAEAGGARAERILDAARALSDAREADDEAGSAARLITALQKVVADVGMAATPTRLLEALQDNGYAWVKSTRRLAGLLAPLGLVARPGRENGRPVRLYTLDSGVLADLARRYNPAVGAPGENEPPSLSKPLESVDIRQQASTAP, from the coding sequence GTGACGCTCCCGCTCCACGAGGAAGCCGTGGAGGACCTCCGGAAGTCGGGCCTCTCCGACGCCACGATCGCGGCGGCCGGTCTCTACACGCCGCCGCCCGGCGATCTCCCGCGACTGCTGAGCCCACGCCTCGTCGACAAGGTCCGCCACGTCCTCGTCTTCCCCTACGACAGTGCCTCGCACGGCATCCCGATGCGGCGGGCTGACGAGTTCGTCCGTTGCAAGCTCTTCCCTCCGGTGAGCGACGGCCAGGGCCACACGGTCCGCTACTACCAGCGCGCGGGCACGCCACCCCGCCTCTACGCCCCTGGGCCGGCACGAGCGGCCCTGAGCGATCCGGCCGTCCCGCTCCTCATCACCGAGGGCGAGAAGAAGGCGCTCAAGGCCAACCAGGAGGGGCTCGCCTCCCTCGCGGTCGGCGGGCTCTGGAACTGGCAGACCGGCGGCCGGCCGATCGCCGACCTCGACCGCATTGACTGGGTGGAGCGCGAGATGCTGATCGTCCCGGACTCCGATGTCTGGACGCGCCCGGACCTGGTGCAGCCGGTCTTCGCCCTCGGCAAGGAGCTCGAGGGGCGCGGCGCGAAGGTCGCCGTGCTCAAGCTCCCGTCGGTCCGGAACGGCACCAAGACCGGCCTCGACGACTACCTCTGCGCGCACCCGCGCGAAGCGTTCGACACGCTGCCGCGCCTCTCGCTGAAGCACGCAGCCCTCGGGCGCGCGAGCGCCTGGTGGCGCGAGTGGGTGAAGCGGAAGGACGCCCAGCCGCCGGCTGCCGAGCCCACCGTGCTCGAGCTGCTCGAGCGAGGCGAGACGACGCGGTTCCTTCACCCGGGGCTCGACGTCGTCGACGGTGTCCTCTCCTACGGCATTCCCGTCGGCGACCGGCTCACCATCGTCACGTCCCGGCGCGAGGGGTTCACGCCCCAGACGCTCCCGTCCGGCATGGCCCTCCGCCACGCCGATCCGGGGCCGTCCTCGGTCCGACACGAGACGGCGGCCGCGTGGCTGGCCGGCTCGACCGAGGGCTCCGTCGCGCGCGCGCTCGACGGCCTGGCGGACTTCCTGGGGCGCCACGTCGCGCTGCGGGATGCGGGGACGGCCGGCTGGCTGGCGGCGTGGACGCTCGGCACCTGGTGCTATCGCGCGTTCCGCGTCTACCCCTACCTCTCGGTGCGCTCGGCCGAGCGCCGGTGCGGCAAGAGCCGGCTGATGCGTCTCCTCTGCCGCGCGGCCTTCAACGCCTCCCCGCCGACGACACACCCGACCGAGGCCCAGCTCTACCGGGAGGCGGCGCGGCGGAGCGGACTCCAGGCGTTCGACGAGATGGAGTCGCTCCGGGGCGGCGGCGGCGACAAGGACAGGCTGGCGACGCTGATCGCCGTGCTGAACGTCGGCTTCGAGCAGGGCGGCGCGGTCTCGCGGCAGGAGAAGCGCGGCGAGCGGTTCGTCGAGGTGCTCCACGAGGTGTACGCGCCCCGCATCCTCGCCGGGATCGCCGGGCTCAAGGAGACGCTCGAGGACCGGAGCCTCACGCTCGTGATGTTCCGGCGGCGCAAGGACGAGCCCGTGGCGCGGCTGGGCCGGGAGACCGATGCCGAGGCCGAGAAGCTGCGGGACGCCTGCGCGCTCGCGTGCCTCACGCGCATCGGGGACATCGTCGCGGCGTACGAGCTCGCGCCCAAGGTGCTCGACAGCCGCGACGTGGACGACCGGGCGGTGGACCTCTGGGCGCCGCTACTGGCGCTGGCGATGGTCGCCGACGCCGAGGCGGGCGGTGCTCGGGCCGAGCGGATCCTCGACGCCGCGCGCGCGTTGAGCGATGCGCGCGAGGCGGACGACGAGGCAGGGTCGGCCGCGCGGCTGATCACCGCGCTCCAGAAGGTCGTCGCGGATGTCGGGATGGCGGCGACGCCCACGCGGCTGCTGGAAGCGCTCCAAGACAACGGCTACGCGTGGGTGAAGAGCACGCGGAGGCTCGCGGGGCTCCTTGCGCCGCTCGGGCTCGTCGCTCGCCCGGGCCGCGAGAACGGGCGCCCAGTGCGTCTCTACACCCTGGACTCTGGCGTGCTGGCCGACCTCGCCCGCCGCTACAACCCCGCGGTCGGCGCGCCCGGCGAGAACGAGCCTCCATCCCTGTCCAAACCGCTAGAGAGCGTCGACATCCGTCAACAAGCGTCGACAGCCCCGTGA
- a CDS encoding SWIB/MDM2 domain-containing protein translates to MAKTKAKGKSRPPKKVPFGGYEVCFKGCTDTLESLFGSAPMPPSGMTKRLWEYVKRHRLATKG, encoded by the coding sequence ATGGCGAAGACCAAGGCGAAAGGGAAGTCGAGGCCGCCGAAGAAGGTCCCGTTCGGCGGGTACGAAGTCTGCTTCAAGGGGTGCACGGACACGCTGGAGTCGCTGTTCGGCAGCGCTCCGATGCCGCCGTCCGGCATGACGAAGCGGCTCTGGGAGTACGTGAAGCGGCACCGCCTCGCGACGAAGGGGTAA
- a CDS encoding HNH endonuclease encodes MLTAVTITRLEKAASDNGFDLERSPDGDWLSFGSSQTSMRIWLTSVGEPLFLVALSRANVLDALAGLGVAFTNPLPNGAGGARSVGDIQALHRLLRRAFQLARTLPDELLHVFEGQTSRLPRSTEAERLVLQRIGQDIFRRGLLEYWDGSCAITGLSMPDLLRASHIKPWVDCGSDAERLDVFNGFLLAPHLDAVFDAGFISVAEDGSVLLSNVLPADARAILGLELPLKVRGLHHAHERYLLWHRAKVFRKASCL; translated from the coding sequence ATGCTGACCGCGGTCACGATTACCCGTCTGGAGAAGGCAGCCAGCGACAACGGCTTCGATCTTGAGCGGTCGCCCGACGGAGACTGGCTGAGCTTCGGCAGCAGCCAAACCTCGATGCGAATCTGGCTTACGAGCGTTGGCGAGCCGTTGTTCCTGGTCGCCTTGTCGCGAGCGAACGTCCTCGACGCGCTGGCCGGGCTTGGCGTGGCATTCACCAACCCGCTTCCGAACGGCGCCGGCGGCGCTCGCAGCGTCGGCGACATTCAAGCGCTCCATCGCCTGCTGCGCCGTGCGTTCCAGCTCGCCCGAACGTTGCCCGACGAGCTCCTTCACGTCTTCGAAGGCCAGACCTCGCGTCTCCCGCGATCGACGGAGGCTGAGCGCCTGGTGCTTCAGCGGATAGGCCAGGACATCTTCCGTCGGGGTCTGCTCGAATACTGGGACGGCTCTTGCGCGATCACGGGCCTCTCGATGCCCGATCTACTTCGCGCGAGCCACATCAAACCATGGGTTGACTGCGGGAGCGACGCCGAACGCCTTGACGTCTTCAATGGGTTCCTTCTCGCACCGCACCTCGATGCCGTCTTCGATGCTGGTTTCATCAGCGTCGCGGAAGACGGCTCCGTGCTGCTCTCCAATGTGCTCCCAGCCGACGCCCGGGCGATCCTTGGACTCGAACTCCCGTTGAAGGTACGCGGCCTCCACCACGCTCACGAGCGGTACCTCCTATGGCATCGCGCGAAAGTTTTTCGGAAGGCATCGTGTCTGTGA
- a CDS encoding AAA family ATPase: protein MTQFRLSHLRVENYRCFETLELPLEEDVTVFFAENGGGKTALLTALAMGLAVVQKGSPKTLKLDARRDPRKRTLDEKGRREPVGRCTVTWTAAVGEVESVEWSTTVQPASGRSTNRHRPILEAIEKVRVPGDRWPLFAWYGVDRMQRSRGRPLRDERVRDRWEAYASSLDPRLDEAQLLQWLQDEMLGDVARQRQGEPERFFDKAVMEAAVRATPGVVNAWYDPVEQSPMVRFEAGHVAPWSELSDGYHAFIALVADIARRAVMLNEIDGADAPQRLEGVVLIDEIDLHLHPRWQRVALAGLRTAFPRLQLVVTTHSPQVLSSAENRQVRRLVDGTLQDHDVFVQGRDSNAILRDLMRTDDRGEEGTRALRDLHDAIDRGDRAEAERLYAILAARWGETDPTLIRVRGFMGWGE, encoded by the coding sequence ATGACCCAGTTTCGGCTCAGCCATCTCCGGGTCGAGAACTACCGCTGCTTCGAGACGCTCGAGCTTCCGCTGGAAGAGGACGTCACCGTCTTCTTCGCCGAGAACGGTGGCGGCAAGACCGCACTGCTCACGGCCCTGGCGATGGGCCTTGCCGTGGTCCAGAAGGGGTCGCCGAAGACGCTCAAGCTCGATGCCCGCCGCGATCCCAGGAAGCGCACGCTCGATGAGAAGGGCCGGCGCGAACCGGTCGGCCGCTGCACGGTGACATGGACGGCGGCCGTGGGCGAGGTCGAATCCGTTGAGTGGTCCACCACCGTCCAGCCTGCGTCGGGTCGGAGCACGAATCGGCACCGTCCGATTCTTGAGGCCATAGAGAAGGTCCGCGTCCCCGGAGACCGGTGGCCCCTGTTCGCCTGGTACGGCGTCGATCGCATGCAGCGCAGCCGCGGGCGACCCCTCCGGGACGAGCGCGTACGGGACCGCTGGGAAGCCTACGCCTCCTCGCTCGACCCGAGGCTTGACGAGGCGCAGCTGCTCCAGTGGCTCCAGGACGAGATGCTTGGGGACGTGGCCCGGCAGCGACAAGGAGAACCGGAGCGCTTCTTCGATAAGGCTGTGATGGAGGCAGCGGTCCGAGCCACGCCGGGCGTGGTCAACGCCTGGTACGACCCGGTGGAGCAGAGCCCGATGGTGCGCTTCGAAGCCGGCCACGTGGCCCCATGGTCCGAGCTTTCCGATGGGTACCACGCATTCATCGCCCTCGTGGCCGATATCGCCCGACGGGCCGTCATGCTGAACGAGATCGACGGCGCCGACGCGCCGCAGCGCTTGGAAGGCGTAGTGCTCATCGACGAGATCGATCTCCACCTCCACCCGCGGTGGCAGCGCGTGGCGCTCGCCGGCCTGCGCACGGCCTTCCCGAGGCTGCAGCTCGTCGTGACCACGCATTCGCCGCAGGTCTTAAGCAGTGCGGAGAACCGTCAGGTGCGCCGGCTCGTCGACGGGACGCTGCAAGACCACGACGTGTTCGTGCAGGGTCGGGACAGCAACGCCATCCTCCGAGACCTAATGCGCACCGACGACCGAGGCGAGGAGGGCACTCGCGCGCTCCGCGATCTCCACGATGCCATCGACCGCGGCGACCGCGCCGAGGCCGAGCGGCTCTATGCAATCCTCGCGGCTCGTTGGGGCGAGACTGACCCTACGCTCATTCGGGTCAGGGGCTTCATGGGCTGGGGGGAGTAG